A genomic window from Camelina sativa cultivar DH55 chromosome 2, Cs, whole genome shotgun sequence includes:
- the LOC104727905 gene encoding uncharacterized protein P11E10.01-like yields the protein MAALPVFIPAESFPSILSHEALINHFRSNLPKHSSTITSPIRQNYTVSPPSSLLLMPSWSSSPSLPYMGVKLVTYFPQNSSQNLPGIHGSYTLFSSTTGQTLASMDGTVLTLYRTSSVSGLGSKILARDDSQVLIMVGSGALAPHLIKSHLAAKPSLRRVIIWNRTHQKAKDLAETLAKDAQHNEVSFESRDSLDDIIPLGDIISCATNSTVPLVKGEFLKPGAHLDLVGSFSHEMRECDDNAIQRGSVFVDNDTAMVEAGELVGAFERGVIKKEDICGDLVELIKGDKEGRKSSTEITVFKSVGSGTVDLLTAQLVHETYLSRF from the coding sequence ATGGCTGCATTACCAGTTTTCATACCAGCCGAGTCTTTTCCATCGATCCTCTCACATGAAGCCTTGATCAATCATTTCCGGAGCAATCTTCCCAAACATTCTTCAACAATCACAAGCCCTATCCGACAAAACTACACCGTTTCACCACCTTCCTCACTTCTCCTCATGCCTTCTTggtcatcttctccttctctcccttACATGGGCGTCAAGCTCGTGACCTATTTCCCTCAGAACTCCTCACAGAACTTACCTGGGATCCATGGATCCTACACACTCTTCAGCTCCACTACAGGCCAAACCTTAGCTTCGATGGACGGTACTGTTTTAACCCTTTACcgtacttcctctgtttcaggGTTAGGCTCCAAAATCCTTGCTAGAGACGATAGTCAGGTGCTGATCATGGTTGGTTCCGGTGCTCTCGCACCACACCTGATCAAATCCCATCTAGCTGCGAAACCAAGCTTGAGAAGAGTGATCATATGGAACAGAACTCACCAAAAGGCTAAGGATTTAGCTGAAACTCTCGCTAAGGATGCTCAACACAATGAGGTCTCATTCGAGAGCCGTGATTCGTTAGATGATATCATTCCTCTAGGAGATATTATAAGCTGTGCAACAAACTCAACTGTTCCATTGGTCAAAGGTGAGTTCTTGAAACCCGGAGCTCATCTTGACCTTGTTGGATCGTTTAGCCATGAAATGAGGGAATGTGACGACAATGCGATACAAAGAGGGAGTGTGTTTGTGGATAACGACACTGCGATGGTAGAAGCGGGAGAGCTCGTGGGAGCGTTTGAGAGAGGAGTGATTAAGAAAGAAGACATTTGTGGGGATTTGGTGGAGTTGATCAAAGGTGACAAAGAAGGGAGAAAGAGTTCAACAGAAATAACGGTTTTTAAGTCTGTTGGTTCGGGTACTGTAGATCTCTTAACCGCGCAACTTGTTCACGAGACTTATCTCAGCCGTTTTTAA